One stretch of Tribolium castaneum strain GA2 chromosome 5, icTriCast1.1, whole genome shotgun sequence DNA includes these proteins:
- the LOC658478 gene encoding uncharacterized protein LOC658478 — MSEVEAVSANNALPEENSQNEKGVKTKKAKSSRLSTVDRAKEESEAITKGIGEVEGRRITRSAAKGVTATPPPPAKKERKSRGRPKKGSQNTTDESDSHDESKDVTMTENESQAKNDDSKKESPVENNSHEEKEELANNNAEATKEAEATENGAKEDSVDASTSGEEKKEEEKSETPAEDSARPAEAAAEQPAE, encoded by the exons AATGAGAAAGGAGTCAAGACCAAAAAGGCGAAATCGTCGCGGTTATCAACAGTCGATCGTGCTAAGGAAGAAAGTGAGGCCATCACAAAG GGGATTGGTGAGGTCGAAGGGCGTCGTATCACAAGGTCGGCCGCCAAGGGGGTGACGGCGACTCCGCCGCCCCCAGCTAAGAAAGAGCGCAAAAGTCGCGGACGCCCCAAAAAGGGGTCTCAGAACACAACGGACGAGAGCGATTCGCACGATGAAAGCAAAGATGTGACTATGACTGAGAACGAGAGTCAGGCCAAAAACGACGATTCTAAAAAGGAGTCGCCCGTAGAAAATAACTCACACGAGGAGAAAGAAGAACTGGCGAATAATAATGCCGAAGCGACTAAA GAAGCTGAAGCGACTGAAAACGGCGCGAAAGAAGACAGTGTGGATGCATCAACTTCGGGGGAGGAAAAGAAAGAGGAGGAGAAGAGTGAAACTCCGGCTGAAGATTCAGCAAGACCTGCTGAAGCAGCAGCCGAACAGCCAGCTGAGTAA